A single region of the Chitinivibrionales bacterium genome encodes:
- a CDS encoding formylglycine-generating enzyme family protein produces the protein MVHNYKIVLPGLLVVITALFYVTCTRPTAGTATETENVSNVSAMLYNPDGTPAKNATVYFYRFGADPRTGLAAAIYSTTTNAYGNYTALLDSGTYNILASKNSTATFQDSIKAFNDSTVHPPADTLKAFGSISGKVLLQGTDDPRTVFVLFMGTNIFTSVQDTLGNFTAPSMAKGKYKVKLISTLDDYRPMDTSFVIIAGKDSIIQEPILLEYTGIPIPTGLKISYDTLKQTVSVTWNKADTTLINGYNVYRAVKGQNFNLITTTPLPETATIFYDSTVAVGNTYQYEVVSRKASGEESRKAASPGDTVKVVSSSLVTTTFTWNLNNTISDTASINDTIKACLAYSNPTRKIVKIVWYIDSLNSSAIKQKSDSSLAGKDTLAYSWKQPGNKKIFVKVTDGAGTVWTDSVGIIVIQDAPVIAFLSADTIINNGGMVHCSVYVQQKFGTMTVGIDTANSGNYKVLGSLGLNGGEEYSFLTDNACAWDSVKVRISDDDGNIVEKGFRVRIRPRLLTITSIDSTVNTITVHYSQTLETDFAEYLIYRNTTSAVDTTSELWATITSASMVNYITPTPSFAWMPRYYRVYQKDSEGVLSMGSNVVYGNIVNRPPPTPVITYPANNSDSIWADAALSWTKCPDPNGNGVRYKLLVNYNNTGYAEFKTALMDTFVQLEGYDSLSLKFKVIAFDTLGDSSMWSGERMANLKWAGTEGMRFIPGGTFQMGQVGIAAPVFSLTLSRFWIDTTPVTQADYLALMGVNPSHFKGDTRRPVEQVTWFDAALYCNQRSKRFRLDTVYSYSSKSGVPGNGCGLVGLAIDFNKNGYRLPTDAQYEYALRAGTTTKCFWGDDSSAGGNYAWYSYNSDSTTQPVATKLPNPWGLYDITGNVTEWCNDWYPDFYSIDSTAGQTDPVGPATGRNRVHRGGFYCGEPYWLRSAIRIGDPPSDQSTATGFRCVLRR, from the coding sequence ATGGTCCACAATTACAAAATCGTATTGCCGGGGCTGTTGGTCGTTATAACGGCACTGTTCTATGTCACATGCACGCGCCCAACGGCCGGCACGGCTACCGAGACGGAAAATGTTTCCAATGTTTCCGCAATGCTTTATAATCCGGACGGCACACCGGCCAAAAACGCAACCGTATACTTTTACCGATTCGGCGCCGACCCTCGTACGGGCCTTGCCGCAGCAATATATTCAACAACCACGAATGCATACGGAAACTACACTGCACTTCTTGATTCGGGCACTTACAACATCCTTGCCAGCAAAAACAGCACCGCCACGTTCCAGGACTCGATTAAGGCGTTCAATGACTCCACCGTCCATCCTCCTGCTGACACCCTCAAAGCATTCGGCAGCATAAGCGGCAAAGTACTGCTCCAAGGTACCGACGACCCGCGGACGGTATTTGTCCTTTTCATGGGCACGAATATATTCACCTCGGTGCAGGACACGCTGGGCAATTTTACTGCACCGAGCATGGCGAAAGGAAAATATAAAGTAAAGCTGATCAGCACACTCGATGATTATAGGCCCATGGACACCAGCTTTGTGATTATTGCAGGGAAAGACAGCATTATACAAGAACCGATACTGTTGGAGTATACGGGGATTCCGATTCCAACAGGGCTGAAGATAAGCTATGATACGTTGAAGCAGACAGTGTCGGTGACATGGAATAAGGCTGATACGACTTTAATCAACGGATATAATGTATATCGAGCAGTCAAAGGGCAGAATTTTAATCTCATTACCACAACACCATTGCCGGAAACCGCGACTATCTTTTACGATTCAACAGTTGCCGTAGGCAACACCTATCAGTACGAGGTTGTTTCCCGCAAGGCTTCTGGAGAAGAGAGTCGCAAGGCAGCATCTCCGGGAGATACGGTGAAAGTGGTTTCATCATCCCTTGTGACGACCACATTCACCTGGAATTTGAATAACACTATAAGTGATACGGCCAGCATTAACGATACGATAAAAGCCTGCCTCGCTTATTCTAATCCAACCAGAAAGATAGTAAAGATCGTCTGGTATATTGACAGCTTGAATTCGTCTGCCATCAAACAAAAGTCCGATTCTTCGCTGGCAGGAAAGGACACGCTGGCCTATTCGTGGAAGCAACCGGGAAACAAGAAGATATTTGTAAAGGTGACTGATGGGGCCGGCACGGTTTGGACAGACAGTGTGGGCATAATCGTTATTCAAGACGCACCGGTGATCGCATTTCTTTCGGCAGATACAATTATTAACAACGGAGGTATGGTACACTGTTCGGTTTACGTGCAGCAGAAGTTTGGAACGATGACCGTTGGAATAGACACGGCAAACAGCGGTAATTACAAGGTCCTTGGCAGCCTTGGGTTGAACGGCGGTGAGGAATACTCATTCTTAACCGACAACGCCTGCGCATGGGACAGCGTGAAGGTACGAATTTCGGATGACGACGGAAACATTGTGGAAAAGGGCTTCAGGGTCCGCATCAGGCCAAGACTATTGACAATCACAAGCATTGACAGCACGGTGAATACAATAACGGTTCATTATTCCCAGACTTTGGAAACTGATTTCGCGGAATATTTGATTTACAGGAATACAACGAGTGCCGTTGACACCACGAGTGAATTATGGGCCACTATTACGAGTGCCTCTATGGTGAACTACATAACACCGACTCCAAGCTTTGCATGGATGCCAAGATATTACCGGGTCTATCAGAAGGACAGTGAGGGAGTCTTGAGTATGGGGAGCAATGTGGTATATGGCAATATCGTCAACCGTCCACCGCCGACACCTGTAATCACCTATCCAGCGAACAATAGCGATAGCATTTGGGCGGACGCCGCACTATCATGGACAAAATGCCCGGACCCTAACGGCAATGGAGTCAGATACAAGCTGCTCGTTAATTATAATAACACCGGGTATGCGGAATTCAAAACAGCCTTGATGGATACTTTTGTACAATTGGAAGGGTACGATTCCCTGTCATTGAAATTCAAAGTAATCGCTTTTGACACACTCGGCGACAGCAGCATGTGGTCCGGTGAGAGAATGGCAAATTTGAAATGGGCTGGTACCGAAGGCATGAGATTCATTCCCGGAGGTACTTTCCAGATGGGACAAGTTGGGATCGCGGCACCTGTTTTTAGCTTAACGCTGTCCAGATTCTGGATAGACACCACACCCGTTACGCAGGCCGATTATTTGGCCCTTATGGGCGTAAATCCATCACACTTTAAAGGCGATACCAGACGGCCTGTGGAACAGGTCACCTGGTTCGATGCCGCACTTTATTGCAACCAGCGCAGCAAACGATTTAGGCTTGACACGGTGTATTCGTATTCATCTAAATCAGGTGTGCCGGGAAACGGCTGTGGGCTTGTCGGGCTTGCGATTGACTTTAACAAAAACGGTTATCGTTTGCCGACAGATGCACAATATGAATACGCATTAAGGGCAGGCACCACCACAAAATGTTTTTGGGGAGACGATTCGAGCGCAGGCGGAAATTATGCGTGGTATAGCTACAACAGCGACAGCACAACTCAACCGGTGGCCACAAAACTGCCGAACCCATGGGGTTTGTACGATATTACGGGAAATGTAACAGAATGGTGCAACGACTGGTATCCCGATTTTTATAGCATTGACTCAACTGCTGGCCAAACAGATCCTGTTGGCCCGGCAACCGGAAGGAATCGCGTTCATCGTGGGGGCTTTTATTGTGGCGAACCGTACTGGCTTCGTTCC